In Spirosoma aureum, a single genomic region encodes these proteins:
- a CDS encoding PaaI family thioesterase, translating to MDNLTNPRLDFFRSQIGNDMSGSISPFGRWLKGTIRAADYGRLVVEYTIREELTNPAGVLHGGAAAGILDDLVGATVFTLGREYAYTSVNLNIDFLHAARLGESITAIAEVIREGKNIIHGEGRIVAADGKIIAKCATNLIQTSMKLPI from the coding sequence ATGGACAATTTGACAAACCCCCGCCTTGATTTCTTTCGCTCACAGATTGGCAACGACATGAGTGGCAGCATTTCTCCTTTCGGTCGCTGGCTTAAAGGAACAATCCGGGCTGCCGACTATGGCCGGTTAGTTGTTGAGTATACGATTCGTGAAGAATTGACGAATCCGGCTGGGGTATTGCATGGTGGGGCTGCTGCTGGCATTCTCGACGATCTTGTTGGCGCTACCGTCTTTACCCTTGGTCGCGAATACGCTTATACATCCGTAAACCTGAACATCGATTTTCTTCACGCAGCCCGGTTGGGCGAGTCCATTACAGCCATTGCAGAGGTTATTCGTGAAGGTAAAAACATCATTCACGGTGAAGGTCGAATTGTGGCAGCGGATGGCAAAATTATTGCCAAATGTGCTACTAATCTTATTCAGACGTCGATGAAACTGCCTATATAG